The genomic region ACCTCGGGCACGGGCGATGACCGTGTAGACGCCCGGGCGAAGATCACGAATTGCGAAACCACCGGTGCGATCTGCTACTACCGTCGGCACTCGCAAAATTGGCGATGCATTCGGTGCGTAAAATTGTACTACTGCTCCGGGAACACCAATCACTTCGCCGTTTGTACGACCTGCTACAACGACACGACCACTTACTTGTGCAAAGGCGGATATTG from bacterium harbors:
- a CDS encoding carboxypeptidase-like regulatory domain-containing protein produces the protein MKRWMVVLAVLLVAISAFAQVSGRVVVAGRTNGEVIGVPGAVVQFYAPNASPILRVPTVVADRTGGFAIRDLRPGVYTVIARARGYEQVSRVTVQMRDPATPVRVVVPMRLIRNTGIRGLGVE